From Parasteatoda tepidariorum isolate YZ-2023 chromosome 1, CAS_Ptep_4.0, whole genome shotgun sequence, one genomic window encodes:
- the LOC139424928 gene encoding uncharacterized protein, protein MKTTQLRNRKQTTQQEEIYNSTQQVEANNSTKQQLNSTWQQDENNSTQQQEADNSTKLVSRRETTQLNLAGGKQLNSISQQDENNSTQQQEACNSTLQQEAYNSTQLGSRIKTTQLSNRRQTTQLNLAAGEKQLNLAAGEKQLNSTQQQEANNSTQQQERNNVTQLSNQGQTTQLNLAAG, encoded by the exons AtgaaaacaactcaactcagaaACAGGAAGCAAACAACTCAACAGGAGGAGATAtacaactcaactcagcaggtg GAGGCGAACAACTCAACTAAGCAACAGCTCAACTCAACGTGGCAGCAAGAtgaaaacaactcaactcagcaacaGGAAGCAGACAACTCAACTAAACTTGTCAGCAGGagagaaacaactcaactcaacttagcaggaggcaaacaactcaactcaataTCACAGCAGGAtgaaaacaactcaactcagcaacaGGAAGCGTGCAACTCAACTCTGCAACAGGAAGCatacaactcaactcaacttggCAGCAGGAtaaaaacaactcaactcagcaacaggaggcaaacaactcaactTAACTTGGCAGCAGGAGAGAAACAACTCAACTTGGCAGCAGGagagaaacaactcaactcaactcagcaacaGGAGGCAAACAATTCAACTCAGCAGCAGGAGAGAAACAACGTAACTCAGCTCAGCAACCAGgggcaaacaactcaactcaacttggCAGCAGGATGA